taaaatgttttgtttcaaagtttttcctttgattttttttttaatgtgaggaCTGAGGAATACAACGGTagcaacaaaaaacaattttgtaggCATTATATGATATcatacatctttaaaaaaatttaatgggtACTGATTTGCTTCCCAAAATCACATATTGCATTATATATTTCATGACATTTTTAAtcagaaataaataagttaaatgttttttattattgactaaCAAATGAGTTCTAGTTAAAACCCTAAACTCatattgattgatatttttcaatgatacaattatatttagcaatttgaTGGATATTTACGAATGCCAAATGGATGGAATAggtaaaaaacaatacaaattttgtgacaacctaaaaattataatcatacaaCAATTAATCACCAACATTAAATTGAGTCATTTATCTTATAACGCAtgcaataatatacatattcatgTAAACAAGGGTGATAATATATTGTgcttaacatttttaatttgtcaaaatagatTGTTTTTAAAGGAGAAGTGCAATTTACAGCgtttccaaaggattaatatgaataatttgtttatatagaaattgacaattgtatatttaaaaaaaatacaaaataaactttatttggcaaaaaattgttatagattgtttttgtaGTGACAGCCACCATATATAGGTTGACTACTAAATGAAACaatagtttaaacaaaattactttattttttcgcattaaaaataacttaggGGGACTACGTTACTTACTGGGTGGAATCTTGAAACTTATAGCCTTGCATTATATTGATTTAAGAGGTTCTGTGTGAGGAAAATATAACTGTTTGTAATTGCATATGTAGTCATTATCATAAGCATTCCTATttgaattctttaatttggaCGAGAAATGTCATCATAGCGAGATTGAGGGCTTGGGAATAAACTCTTTTTAATGTTGGTCTAACAGAAATGGCCAGGCTGGCATGATTGGCTCGTAAGACTGTCTGCAATGTTAAGAAGAGATTATACCAAAACGAGATCATAGAGATGAAGGAGGGGCTCAGAATAAAATCACATCATTAATGCGGATGCTCTTAAGGATACCCATACTATGGTTTCCGGAAGGTTACATGCTCAAGTCAGCCATTTATATTGAAGTTTTCTAGACCAACCTGCTCCCCTTGGTCCTGGCAAATTTCCCCGACGGCAACGTCGTCTTTCAGGATGATGAGGCTCGGTCACActgcaaaaattactcagaccttcttAGGAAACAATATCGCTTTCTGGGACAAGATAATGTGTCTACCATATAGTCCTGATGTAAATTCCCTTGACTTTTCTTACTAGCTGTAAAGTGAGAGAAGGGTCTGTAGCATTTGTCACCTGAACGATGAATCCATAAAGGCATCTGTCTATGAGGTCGTGGGATACCATAGATCCAAAATTCATTCGCAATACTTATGATTCTTTTTGTAAGATGCTTGTTGCCATCTATGAGgcgatataataaattaattttatattgcgTTTGTATCAGAAAaggataaattaagatttttattaaatgtataattaaagaattacaatttttttccttctttccatGTGTATGTATGTTCAAGTTTCCACTCGGTACATGTGAAATGAAAGTGACTTGTAGGAATAGCTATTTAATGCACTTTACCTCTCGCAGAGAAAGTAATTTCTGACGGCAAGTACGATGAAAGagtatggtaaaaaaaaaggaaataggtAAAGTTGGAAAGACATCAAGgcttactattatttaaatttgaagtgGGACTGAGTTATAAGAAATGACAGTTAAAAACTTGTGTTTTCTTTGTCAGGAAATATGTAATCGTCAATGTAGTtattgtgaaatatatttttgtgtagacAATCACTTTGAATCCCATCGGAATGATGGACATTGTTTACCATATACCATCTGTGTTAACCCTAAATCAGGACGGCATTTTGAAGTAACAAGGGATATATCTGCAGGGGAAACAATTTTGGTTGATGAGGATTCTGTTGTTGGCCCAGCAACAAAAACTGAGCCTCTATGTTTGGAATGTTTCAAATCCTTGGATAAAGTTTCGAAAAAATCCTTATGTAAATGTGGATTTTATTTATGCTTAGAATGCATCAATTTAAATGGAGGATATCATGAGTCGGAGTGTAACCAAATACAAACAACAGCAAAACATATTCTGGAAATGGATGATGGATTGTATAAAAAACTAGAATATGCATGTGTATTTTTACTTAGGTTCTGGATGCTTCGAAAGGATAATCCTGTGATATGGAATAGACTCAATTTACTGAGCGCAGTGGTGAAACTAAGGATTTGGAGAAAACTAAATTTGTGGAAGATATGGTCAAAGTCATGCAGGTCAAATTAGGGGCCAAGGATATAATTTCTCAAGACGTACATCAGATGATGGG
Above is a window of Lepeophtheirus salmonis unplaced genomic scaffold, UVic_Lsal_1.4 unplaced_contig_11984_pilon, whole genome shotgun sequence DNA encoding:
- the LOC121130787 gene encoding SET domain-containing protein SmydA-8-like, translating into MTVKNLCFLCQEICNRQCSYCEIYFCVDNHFESHRNDGHCLPYTICVNPKSGRHFEVTRDISAGETILVDEDSVVGPATKTEPLCLECFKSLDKVSKKSLCKCGFYLCLECINLNGGYHESECNQIQTTAKHILEMDDGLYKKLEYACTQFTERSGETKDLEKTKFVEDMVKVMQVKLGAKDIISQDVHQMMGIKRTNASNLSSIGLDGANALYPTYTLMNSHYYCNSRSTIDPKTFQMRVKANRDIKSREEISTRYVTVLEGRPRRRNLIWSGWKFICECKRCEDPTEFGTYFSAIKSLKCSSGFVLL